In Thermococcus zilligii AN1, a genomic segment contains:
- a CDS encoding ArsR/SmtB family transcription factor, with protein MKEVLIITNPETVKALSEPTRFKILTLLRERPMSINELSIATGKDRTTVYRHIKALESEGLVEEIDSHGNERIYARTARMFLVKVEPDESIAEFRQAYLQVEARKLVQTLERAGFKIKDRERLEKIAREVLDEIEIKSQPIIRRISEANVELTEIELFHLLNMLVFLQSCELCEKAREVKALVEF; from the coding sequence ATGAAAGAGGTCCTCATAATAACAAACCCCGAAACGGTTAAGGCACTCTCGGAGCCGACCCGGTTTAAAATCCTCACCCTCCTCAGGGAGCGGCCGATGAGCATTAACGAGCTTAGCATAGCTACAGGGAAGGACAGGACGACCGTCTACCGTCATATTAAGGCCCTTGAGTCCGAGGGCCTCGTTGAGGAAATTGACTCCCACGGCAACGAGAGGATCTACGCCAGGACGGCGAGGATGTTTCTCGTAAAGGTCGAACCGGATGAGAGCATAGCGGAGTTCCGACAGGCTTATCTGCAGGTGGAGGCCAGGAAGCTCGTCCAGACACTCGAAAGGGCCGGCTTCAAAATTAAGGATCGGGAAAGGCTTGAGAAGATTGCGAGGGAAGTTTTGGACGAGATCGAGATTAAATCACAGCCGATAATAAGGAGGATTTCGGAAGCCAACGTTGAACTCACGGAGATAGAGCTCTTCCACCTCCTGAACATGCTCGTGTTCCTCCAGAGCTGCGAGCTCTGCGAGAAGGCCAGGGAAGTCAAAGCCCTCGTCGAATTTTAA
- a CDS encoding DUF211 domain-containing protein: MAKGIRLLVLDVLKPHQPMVTELALGLSELEGVEGVNITLVEIDKETENVKITVVGDNLDYEEIVQTIEEFGGVVHSIDMVAAGKKIVEEEETPQDKLEEY; encoded by the coding sequence ATGGCGAAGGGGATAAGGCTACTGGTTTTGGACGTGCTTAAACCACACCAGCCGATGGTTACTGAACTCGCCCTCGGGTTGAGCGAGCTTGAGGGCGTCGAGGGTGTGAACATAACCCTCGTTGAGATAGACAAGGAAACGGAGAACGTCAAAATCACCGTTGTCGGCGACAACCTGGACTACGAGGAGATTGTTCAGACTATAGAAGAATTCGGGGGCGTTGTGCACAGCATAGACATGGTTGCTGCGGGGAAGAAAATAGTGGAGGAAGAGGAGACCCCCCAGGACAAGCTGGAGGAGTATTGA
- a CDS encoding alpha-amylase: MSAKKLLVLLFVLAVLVGVAAIPARVGIATVSAGATSRPSLEEGGVIMQAFYWDVPAGGIWWDTIRSKIPDWASAGISAIWIPPASKGMSGAYSMGYDPYDFFDLGEYYQKGTVETRFGSKQELINMIKTARSYGIKVIADIVINHRAGGDLEWNPFTNSYTWTDFSKVASGKYTANYLDFHPNEVKCCDEGTFGGFPDIAHEKSWNQYWLWASQKSYAAYLRSIGIDAWRFDYVKGYGAWVVKDWLKWWGGWAVGEYWDTNVDALLNWAYSSGAKVFDFPLYYKMDEAFDNKNIPALVSALQNGQTVVSRDPFKAVTFVANHDTDIIWNKYPAYAFILTYEGQPVIFYRDYEEWLNKDRLRNLIWIHNNLAGGSTSIVYYDNDELIFVRNGYGNKPGLITYINLGSSKVGRWVYVPKFAGSCIHEYTGNLGGWVDKYVGSNGWVYLEAPAHDPAKGQYGYSVWSYCGVG; the protein is encoded by the coding sequence ATGAGTGCTAAAAAACTGCTTGTGCTGCTGTTCGTCCTTGCCGTCCTTGTTGGCGTGGCGGCAATCCCGGCCAGGGTTGGTATAGCGACAGTCTCAGCTGGTGCAACCAGCCGTCCCAGCCTCGAAGAAGGCGGGGTCATAATGCAGGCATTCTACTGGGACGTCCCAGCTGGCGGAATCTGGTGGGATACAATAAGGAGCAAGATACCGGACTGGGCCAGCGCTGGAATCTCAGCTATATGGATTCCCCCCGCGAGCAAGGGTATGAGTGGTGCCTATTCCATGGGCTACGACCCCTACGACTTCTTCGACCTCGGCGAGTACTACCAGAAGGGAACCGTTGAGACCCGCTTTGGCTCAAAGCAGGAACTAATTAACATGATAAAAACCGCCCGCTCCTATGGAATCAAGGTCATAGCGGACATAGTAATAAACCACCGCGCCGGCGGTGATTTGGAGTGGAACCCCTTCACAAACAGCTACACCTGGACTGACTTCTCAAAGGTTGCCTCCGGCAAGTACACCGCCAACTACCTCGACTTTCACCCCAACGAGGTCAAATGCTGTGATGAAGGCACCTTCGGAGGGTTCCCGGACATAGCCCATGAGAAGAGCTGGAACCAGTACTGGCTCTGGGCCAGCCAGAAGAGCTATGCCGCCTACCTGAGGAGCATAGGCATCGATGCGTGGCGCTTCGACTACGTCAAGGGTTACGGGGCTTGGGTGGTCAAGGACTGGCTGAAATGGTGGGGCGGCTGGGCCGTCGGTGAGTACTGGGATACAAACGTTGATGCCCTCCTTAACTGGGCCTACTCAAGCGGTGCCAAGGTCTTCGACTTCCCGCTCTACTACAAGATGGACGAGGCCTTTGACAACAAGAACATCCCAGCCCTGGTTTCGGCCCTTCAGAATGGTCAGACAGTCGTTTCCCGCGACCCCTTCAAGGCCGTAACCTTCGTCGCCAACCACGACACCGACATAATCTGGAACAAGTATCCGGCTTATGCCTTCATCCTCACCTACGAGGGTCAGCCGGTTATATTCTACCGCGACTACGAGGAGTGGCTCAACAAGGACAGACTCAGGAACCTCATCTGGATACACAACAATCTCGCCGGCGGGAGCACGAGCATAGTCTACTACGATAACGACGAGCTCATCTTCGTCAGGAACGGCTACGGGAACAAGCCAGGCCTTATAACCTACATCAACCTCGGCTCCAGCAAGGTCGGAAGGTGGGTCTACGTTCCGAAGTTTGCCGGCTCGTGCATCCACGAGTACACGGGCAACCTCGGCGGCTGGGTTGACAAGTACGTTGGCTCAAACGGATGGGTCTACCTCGAGGCCCCTGCCCACGACCCTGCCAAGGGCCAGTACGGATACTCCGTCTGGAGCTACTGCGGGGTTGGTTGA